The Serinus canaria isolate serCan28SL12 chromosome 23, serCan2020, whole genome shotgun sequence genome has a window encoding:
- the LOC103822612 gene encoding discoidin, CUB and LCCL domain-containing protein 1-like isoform X5, which produces MRAGGRAAPGALALVRHCLLLGSLGLRSASAQDAYFQDIPSCPDAVSPEKSPFCGNGCGHTLLTPHSGTLSSKNYPGTYPNHTMCCWRLQAPPGTSILLAFGDVDLEPSEHCAHSSLLLADPQTGTAYGPYCRNSVPSASLLVTNSSTVTVLFNSTSHRSGRGLLVSYATSQHPDLVSCLVRGTHYTQEHISVYCPAGCKDIHGDIWGNPSQGYRDTSVLCKAAVHAGVIADELGGQVTLSREKGITLYESAFANGLRSKRGSLSEKRLVFHKDCDDVLEVVTFNASSWWHEVDVLGQVRAWVAERAALSTTGHSWAAEPGAKAAWLELDLGTRRNVTGIITKGSSEQHNYYVMSYHVSSSRDGKNWRPYRGSSGQEDKVFEGNADSQGEVSNAFIPPIIARYIRVTPQSWHQRIALKVALMGCQLARVRIPRPYVPSVPKEVLEATRQPASRTPIPGITLDPEKAGSTLLVMLLIGSFVLLCSCLLLLAFLCYRKRKSAVELNCGITKGYPKLESSQVCSLQSLPAPSLASFPMTPTPGDLSWTHSPEYTEPDLVQVNPSSQTGPSTFKPLLEEGYTLPLVLNHYDVPGKHNEYAEPLPPEPEYAMPFSEPEPAGMHRSTCIITGPARCSPVQYQTPALRPGELPAAVEGTGSPYSEGSCGWPRHCPLAHVYHEAL; this is translated from the exons ATGCGCGCGGGCGGCAGGGCGGCCCCGGGGGCGCTAGCGCTGGTCCGCCACTGCCTCCTGCTCGGCTCTCTGGGGCTGCGCTCTGCCAGCGCACAGGACG CTTATTTCCAGGATATTCCCTCATGCCCAGACGCAGTGAGCCCAGAGAAAAGCCCCTTTTGTG GAAACGGCTGTGGCCACACACTGCTGACACCCCACAGTGGCACCCTGAGCTCCAAGAACTACCCGGGCACGTATCCCAACCACACCATGTGTTGCTGGCGGCTCCAAGCCCCCCCAGGCACCTCCATACTCCTGGCATTCGGGGATGTGGATCTGGAGCCCTCAGAGCACTGTGCCCACAGTTCCTTGCTGCTCGCTGACCCCCAGACCGGCACTGCCTACG GGCCCTACTGCAGGAACTCCGTCCCTTCTGCCTCACTTCTGGTGACAAACTCCAGCACTGTGACCGTCCTATTCAACAGCACCAGCCACCGCTCGGGACGAGGCCTCCTTGTGTCCTATGCCACCTCGCAGCACCCAG ACCTGGTCTCCTGCCTGGTTCGAGGCACCCACTACACCCAGGAGCACATCAG TGTGTactgccctgcaggctgcaagGACATCCATGGGGACATCTGGGGCAACCCGAGCCAGGGCTACCGGGAT ACATCGGTGCTGTGCAAGGCAGCTGTGCATGCCGGGGTGATTGCGGATGAGCTGGGCGGGCAGGTCACCCTGTCCCGAGAGAAGGGGATCACACTCTATGAGTCGGCCTTTGCCAACGGGCTCCGCTCCAAAAG GGGATCTCTCTCCGAGAAACGACTTGTATTCcacaaag ACTGTGATGATGTGCTGGAGGTGGTCACCTTCAATGCCTCGTCCTGGTGGCATGAGGTGGACGTGCTGGGCCAGGTCCGAGCCTGGGTGGCTGAACGGGCAGCACTTAGCACCACTGGCCACTCCTGGGCGGCTGAACCCGGTGCCAAGgctgcctggctggagctggaccTGGGCACCCGAAGGAATGTCACAG GCATCATCACAAAGGGCTCCTCTGAGCAGCACAACTACTACGTGATGTCCTACCATGTCTCCTCTAGCCGCGACGGGAAGAACTGGAGACCCTACAGAGGCAGCAGTGGTCAGGAGGACAAG GTGTTTGAAGGAAATGCTGACAGCCAGGGGGAGGTCTCTAACGCCTTTATCCCCCCCATCATCGCTCGCTACATCCGTGTCACACCGCAGAGCTGGCACCAGCGCATTGCCCTGAAGGTGGCCCTGATGGGCTGCCAGCTGGCACGAGTCCGCATACCCCGTCCCTATG tgcccagtgtccccaaggaGGTGCTTGAAGCCACCCGCCAGCCAGCCAGCCGCACCCCCATCCCTGGCATCACCCTGGACCCAGAAAAGGCAG GCTCCACACTGCTGGTGATGCTGCTTATTGGCAGCTTTGtgcttctctgctcctgcctcctgctcctggctttcCTCTGCTACAGGAAGAG GAAGTCAGCAGTGGAGCTGAACTGCGGGATCACAAAAG ggtaCCCCAAGCTGGAGTCGAGCCAggtctgctccctgcagagcctgccagCGCCCAGCCTGGCCTCCTTCCCCATGACCCCCACACCAGGGGACCTCAGCTGGACCCATTCGCCAG AGTACACGGAGCCAGACCTGGTGCAGGTGAACCCCAGCAGCCAGACAGGTCCCTCCACCTTTAAGCCACTCTTGGAAGAGGGCTACACTCTACCACTGGTCCTCAACCACTACGACGTCCCAGGGAAGCACAATGAGTATGCGGAGCCACTGCCACCAGAGCCTGAGTACGCCATGCCATTCAGTGAGCCGGAGCCTGCCGGGATGCACCGCAGCACTTGCATCATAACAGGACCTGCCAGGTGCTCCCCGGTGCAGTACCAGACCCCTGCCCTGCGgcctggggagctgccagctgcgGTGGAGGGGACTGGCAGCCCCTATTCTGAGGGGTCCTGTGGGTGGCCTAGGCACTGTCCCCTTGCGCATGTGTACCATGAAGCTTTGTGA
- the LOC103822612 gene encoding discoidin, CUB and LCCL domain-containing protein 1-like isoform X2 — MRAGGRAAPGALALVRHCLLLGSLGLRSASAQDAYFQDIPSCPDAVSPEKSPFCGESGIALGRIQWGCSCPRLSSRSRLQSGGLGGCSVLYSPMEWGYSLLQSFYIPPNLKFSWTAGCRGAGGRGSCWVVWGKLWQLHPWIRLWTVPSARSIQKSPQKMMLWMRKMSAGNGCGHTLLTPHSGTLSSKNYPGTYPNHTMCCWRLQAPPGTSILLAFGDVDLEPSEHCAHSSLLLADPQTGTAYGPYCRNSVPSASLLVTNSSTVTVLFNSTSHRSGRGLLVSYATSQHPDLVSCLVRGTHYTQEHISVYCPAGCKDIHGDIWGNPSQGYRDTSVLCKAAVHAGVIADELGGQVTLSREKGITLYESAFANGLRSKRGSLSEKRLVFHKDCDDVLEVVTFNASSWWHEVDVLGQVRAWVAERAALSTTGHSWAAEPGAKAAWLELDLGTRRNVTGIITKGSSEQHNYYVMSYHVSSSRDGKNWRPYRGSSGQEDKVFEGNADSQGEVSNAFIPPIIARYIRVTPQSWHQRIALKVALMGCQLARVRIPRPYVPSVPKEVLEATRQPASRTPIPGITLDPEKAGSTLLVMLLIGSFVLLCSCLLLLAFLCYRKRKSAVELNCGITKGYPKLESSQVCSLQSLPAPSLASFPMTPTPGDLSWTHSPEYTEPDLVQVNPSSQTGPSTFKPLLEEGYTLPLVLNHYDVPGKHNEYAEPLPPEPEYAMPFSEPEPAGMHRSTCIITGPARCSPVQYQTPALRPGELPAAVEGTGSPYSEGSCGWPRHCPLAHVYHEAL; from the exons ATGCGCGCGGGCGGCAGGGCGGCCCCGGGGGCGCTAGCGCTGGTCCGCCACTGCCTCCTGCTCGGCTCTCTGGGGCTGCGCTCTGCCAGCGCACAGGACG CTTATTTCCAGGATATTCCCTCATGCCCAGACGCAGTGAGCCCAGAGAAAAGCCCCTTTTGTGGTGAGTCCGGCATCGCCCTGGGAAGGATACAATGGGGATGCAGCTGCCCAAGGTTATCTTCAAGGTCAAGGCTGCAGTCAGGGGGTCTTGGGGGCTGCTCAGTCCTGTATAGCCCCATGGAGTGGGGATATTCTCTCCTTCAATCCTTTTATATCCCCCCCAATTTGAAGTTCTCCTGGACTGCAGGATGTAGAGGAGCTGGAGGTAGAGGGTCATGCTGGGTGGTGTGGGGGAAGCTGTGGCAGCTTCATCCCTGGATCCGCCTGTGGACGgttcccagtgccaggagcatCCAGAAGAGCCCCCAGAAAATGATGCTTTGGATGAGGAAAATGTCTGCAG GAAACGGCTGTGGCCACACACTGCTGACACCCCACAGTGGCACCCTGAGCTCCAAGAACTACCCGGGCACGTATCCCAACCACACCATGTGTTGCTGGCGGCTCCAAGCCCCCCCAGGCACCTCCATACTCCTGGCATTCGGGGATGTGGATCTGGAGCCCTCAGAGCACTGTGCCCACAGTTCCTTGCTGCTCGCTGACCCCCAGACCGGCACTGCCTACG GGCCCTACTGCAGGAACTCCGTCCCTTCTGCCTCACTTCTGGTGACAAACTCCAGCACTGTGACCGTCCTATTCAACAGCACCAGCCACCGCTCGGGACGAGGCCTCCTTGTGTCCTATGCCACCTCGCAGCACCCAG ACCTGGTCTCCTGCCTGGTTCGAGGCACCCACTACACCCAGGAGCACATCAG TGTGTactgccctgcaggctgcaagGACATCCATGGGGACATCTGGGGCAACCCGAGCCAGGGCTACCGGGAT ACATCGGTGCTGTGCAAGGCAGCTGTGCATGCCGGGGTGATTGCGGATGAGCTGGGCGGGCAGGTCACCCTGTCCCGAGAGAAGGGGATCACACTCTATGAGTCGGCCTTTGCCAACGGGCTCCGCTCCAAAAG GGGATCTCTCTCCGAGAAACGACTTGTATTCcacaaag ACTGTGATGATGTGCTGGAGGTGGTCACCTTCAATGCCTCGTCCTGGTGGCATGAGGTGGACGTGCTGGGCCAGGTCCGAGCCTGGGTGGCTGAACGGGCAGCACTTAGCACCACTGGCCACTCCTGGGCGGCTGAACCCGGTGCCAAGgctgcctggctggagctggaccTGGGCACCCGAAGGAATGTCACAG GCATCATCACAAAGGGCTCCTCTGAGCAGCACAACTACTACGTGATGTCCTACCATGTCTCCTCTAGCCGCGACGGGAAGAACTGGAGACCCTACAGAGGCAGCAGTGGTCAGGAGGACAAG GTGTTTGAAGGAAATGCTGACAGCCAGGGGGAGGTCTCTAACGCCTTTATCCCCCCCATCATCGCTCGCTACATCCGTGTCACACCGCAGAGCTGGCACCAGCGCATTGCCCTGAAGGTGGCCCTGATGGGCTGCCAGCTGGCACGAGTCCGCATACCCCGTCCCTATG tgcccagtgtccccaaggaGGTGCTTGAAGCCACCCGCCAGCCAGCCAGCCGCACCCCCATCCCTGGCATCACCCTGGACCCAGAAAAGGCAG GCTCCACACTGCTGGTGATGCTGCTTATTGGCAGCTTTGtgcttctctgctcctgcctcctgctcctggctttcCTCTGCTACAGGAAGAG GAAGTCAGCAGTGGAGCTGAACTGCGGGATCACAAAAG ggtaCCCCAAGCTGGAGTCGAGCCAggtctgctccctgcagagcctgccagCGCCCAGCCTGGCCTCCTTCCCCATGACCCCCACACCAGGGGACCTCAGCTGGACCCATTCGCCAG AGTACACGGAGCCAGACCTGGTGCAGGTGAACCCCAGCAGCCAGACAGGTCCCTCCACCTTTAAGCCACTCTTGGAAGAGGGCTACACTCTACCACTGGTCCTCAACCACTACGACGTCCCAGGGAAGCACAATGAGTATGCGGAGCCACTGCCACCAGAGCCTGAGTACGCCATGCCATTCAGTGAGCCGGAGCCTGCCGGGATGCACCGCAGCACTTGCATCATAACAGGACCTGCCAGGTGCTCCCCGGTGCAGTACCAGACCCCTGCCCTGCGgcctggggagctgccagctgcgGTGGAGGGGACTGGCAGCCCCTATTCTGAGGGGTCCTGTGGGTGGCCTAGGCACTGTCCCCTTGCGCATGTGTACCATGAAGCTTTGTGA
- the LOC103822612 gene encoding discoidin, CUB and LCCL domain-containing protein 1-like isoform X1: MRAGGRAAPGALALVRHCLLLGSLGLRSASAQDAQFCQEIMARSQCLVLSAYFQDIPSCPDAVSPEKSPFCGESGIALGRIQWGCSCPRLSSRSRLQSGGLGGCSVLYSPMEWGYSLLQSFYIPPNLKFSWTAGCRGAGGRGSCWVVWGKLWQLHPWIRLWTVPSARSIQKSPQKMMLWMRKMSAGNGCGHTLLTPHSGTLSSKNYPGTYPNHTMCCWRLQAPPGTSILLAFGDVDLEPSEHCAHSSLLLADPQTGTAYGPYCRNSVPSASLLVTNSSTVTVLFNSTSHRSGRGLLVSYATSQHPDLVSCLVRGTHYTQEHISVYCPAGCKDIHGDIWGNPSQGYRDTSVLCKAAVHAGVIADELGGQVTLSREKGITLYESAFANGLRSKRGSLSEKRLVFHKDCDDVLEVVTFNASSWWHEVDVLGQVRAWVAERAALSTTGHSWAAEPGAKAAWLELDLGTRRNVTGIITKGSSEQHNYYVMSYHVSSSRDGKNWRPYRGSSGQEDKVFEGNADSQGEVSNAFIPPIIARYIRVTPQSWHQRIALKVALMGCQLARVRIPRPYVPSVPKEVLEATRQPASRTPIPGITLDPEKAGSTLLVMLLIGSFVLLCSCLLLLAFLCYRKRKSAVELNCGITKGYPKLESSQVCSLQSLPAPSLASFPMTPTPGDLSWTHSPEYTEPDLVQVNPSSQTGPSTFKPLLEEGYTLPLVLNHYDVPGKHNEYAEPLPPEPEYAMPFSEPEPAGMHRSTCIITGPARCSPVQYQTPALRPGELPAAVEGTGSPYSEGSCGWPRHCPLAHVYHEAL; the protein is encoded by the exons ATGCGCGCGGGCGGCAGGGCGGCCCCGGGGGCGCTAGCGCTGGTCCGCCACTGCCTCCTGCTCGGCTCTCTGGGGCTGCGCTCTGCCAGCGCACAGGACG cccagtTTTGCCAAGAAATTATGGCCAGGTCTCAATGCTTGGTGCTTTCAGCTTATTTCCAGGATATTCCCTCATGCCCAGACGCAGTGAGCCCAGAGAAAAGCCCCTTTTGTGGTGAGTCCGGCATCGCCCTGGGAAGGATACAATGGGGATGCAGCTGCCCAAGGTTATCTTCAAGGTCAAGGCTGCAGTCAGGGGGTCTTGGGGGCTGCTCAGTCCTGTATAGCCCCATGGAGTGGGGATATTCTCTCCTTCAATCCTTTTATATCCCCCCCAATTTGAAGTTCTCCTGGACTGCAGGATGTAGAGGAGCTGGAGGTAGAGGGTCATGCTGGGTGGTGTGGGGGAAGCTGTGGCAGCTTCATCCCTGGATCCGCCTGTGGACGgttcccagtgccaggagcatCCAGAAGAGCCCCCAGAAAATGATGCTTTGGATGAGGAAAATGTCTGCAG GAAACGGCTGTGGCCACACACTGCTGACACCCCACAGTGGCACCCTGAGCTCCAAGAACTACCCGGGCACGTATCCCAACCACACCATGTGTTGCTGGCGGCTCCAAGCCCCCCCAGGCACCTCCATACTCCTGGCATTCGGGGATGTGGATCTGGAGCCCTCAGAGCACTGTGCCCACAGTTCCTTGCTGCTCGCTGACCCCCAGACCGGCACTGCCTACG GGCCCTACTGCAGGAACTCCGTCCCTTCTGCCTCACTTCTGGTGACAAACTCCAGCACTGTGACCGTCCTATTCAACAGCACCAGCCACCGCTCGGGACGAGGCCTCCTTGTGTCCTATGCCACCTCGCAGCACCCAG ACCTGGTCTCCTGCCTGGTTCGAGGCACCCACTACACCCAGGAGCACATCAG TGTGTactgccctgcaggctgcaagGACATCCATGGGGACATCTGGGGCAACCCGAGCCAGGGCTACCGGGAT ACATCGGTGCTGTGCAAGGCAGCTGTGCATGCCGGGGTGATTGCGGATGAGCTGGGCGGGCAGGTCACCCTGTCCCGAGAGAAGGGGATCACACTCTATGAGTCGGCCTTTGCCAACGGGCTCCGCTCCAAAAG GGGATCTCTCTCCGAGAAACGACTTGTATTCcacaaag ACTGTGATGATGTGCTGGAGGTGGTCACCTTCAATGCCTCGTCCTGGTGGCATGAGGTGGACGTGCTGGGCCAGGTCCGAGCCTGGGTGGCTGAACGGGCAGCACTTAGCACCACTGGCCACTCCTGGGCGGCTGAACCCGGTGCCAAGgctgcctggctggagctggaccTGGGCACCCGAAGGAATGTCACAG GCATCATCACAAAGGGCTCCTCTGAGCAGCACAACTACTACGTGATGTCCTACCATGTCTCCTCTAGCCGCGACGGGAAGAACTGGAGACCCTACAGAGGCAGCAGTGGTCAGGAGGACAAG GTGTTTGAAGGAAATGCTGACAGCCAGGGGGAGGTCTCTAACGCCTTTATCCCCCCCATCATCGCTCGCTACATCCGTGTCACACCGCAGAGCTGGCACCAGCGCATTGCCCTGAAGGTGGCCCTGATGGGCTGCCAGCTGGCACGAGTCCGCATACCCCGTCCCTATG tgcccagtgtccccaaggaGGTGCTTGAAGCCACCCGCCAGCCAGCCAGCCGCACCCCCATCCCTGGCATCACCCTGGACCCAGAAAAGGCAG GCTCCACACTGCTGGTGATGCTGCTTATTGGCAGCTTTGtgcttctctgctcctgcctcctgctcctggctttcCTCTGCTACAGGAAGAG GAAGTCAGCAGTGGAGCTGAACTGCGGGATCACAAAAG ggtaCCCCAAGCTGGAGTCGAGCCAggtctgctccctgcagagcctgccagCGCCCAGCCTGGCCTCCTTCCCCATGACCCCCACACCAGGGGACCTCAGCTGGACCCATTCGCCAG AGTACACGGAGCCAGACCTGGTGCAGGTGAACCCCAGCAGCCAGACAGGTCCCTCCACCTTTAAGCCACTCTTGGAAGAGGGCTACACTCTACCACTGGTCCTCAACCACTACGACGTCCCAGGGAAGCACAATGAGTATGCGGAGCCACTGCCACCAGAGCCTGAGTACGCCATGCCATTCAGTGAGCCGGAGCCTGCCGGGATGCACCGCAGCACTTGCATCATAACAGGACCTGCCAGGTGCTCCCCGGTGCAGTACCAGACCCCTGCCCTGCGgcctggggagctgccagctgcgGTGGAGGGGACTGGCAGCCCCTATTCTGAGGGGTCCTGTGGGTGGCCTAGGCACTGTCCCCTTGCGCATGTGTACCATGAAGCTTTGTGA
- the LOC103822612 gene encoding discoidin, CUB and LCCL domain-containing protein 1-like isoform X4: MRAGGRAAPGALALVRHCLLLGSLGLRSASAQDAQFCQEIMARSQCLVLSAYFQDIPSCPDAVSPEKSPFCGNGCGHTLLTPHSGTLSSKNYPGTYPNHTMCCWRLQAPPGTSILLAFGDVDLEPSEHCAHSSLLLADPQTGTAYGPYCRNSVPSASLLVTNSSTVTVLFNSTSHRSGRGLLVSYATSQHPDLVSCLVRGTHYTQEHISVYCPAGCKDIHGDIWGNPSQGYRDTSVLCKAAVHAGVIADELGGQVTLSREKGITLYESAFANGLRSKRGSLSEKRLVFHKDCDDVLEVVTFNASSWWHEVDVLGQVRAWVAERAALSTTGHSWAAEPGAKAAWLELDLGTRRNVTGIITKGSSEQHNYYVMSYHVSSSRDGKNWRPYRGSSGQEDKVFEGNADSQGEVSNAFIPPIIARYIRVTPQSWHQRIALKVALMGCQLARVRIPRPYVPSVPKEVLEATRQPASRTPIPGITLDPEKAGSTLLVMLLIGSFVLLCSCLLLLAFLCYRKRKSAVELNCGITKGYPKLESSQVCSLQSLPAPSLASFPMTPTPGDLSWTHSPEYTEPDLVQVNPSSQTGPSTFKPLLEEGYTLPLVLNHYDVPGKHNEYAEPLPPEPEYAMPFSEPEPAGMHRSTCIITGPARCSPVQYQTPALRPGELPAAVEGTGSPYSEGSCGWPRHCPLAHVYHEAL, encoded by the exons ATGCGCGCGGGCGGCAGGGCGGCCCCGGGGGCGCTAGCGCTGGTCCGCCACTGCCTCCTGCTCGGCTCTCTGGGGCTGCGCTCTGCCAGCGCACAGGACG cccagtTTTGCCAAGAAATTATGGCCAGGTCTCAATGCTTGGTGCTTTCAGCTTATTTCCAGGATATTCCCTCATGCCCAGACGCAGTGAGCCCAGAGAAAAGCCCCTTTTGTG GAAACGGCTGTGGCCACACACTGCTGACACCCCACAGTGGCACCCTGAGCTCCAAGAACTACCCGGGCACGTATCCCAACCACACCATGTGTTGCTGGCGGCTCCAAGCCCCCCCAGGCACCTCCATACTCCTGGCATTCGGGGATGTGGATCTGGAGCCCTCAGAGCACTGTGCCCACAGTTCCTTGCTGCTCGCTGACCCCCAGACCGGCACTGCCTACG GGCCCTACTGCAGGAACTCCGTCCCTTCTGCCTCACTTCTGGTGACAAACTCCAGCACTGTGACCGTCCTATTCAACAGCACCAGCCACCGCTCGGGACGAGGCCTCCTTGTGTCCTATGCCACCTCGCAGCACCCAG ACCTGGTCTCCTGCCTGGTTCGAGGCACCCACTACACCCAGGAGCACATCAG TGTGTactgccctgcaggctgcaagGACATCCATGGGGACATCTGGGGCAACCCGAGCCAGGGCTACCGGGAT ACATCGGTGCTGTGCAAGGCAGCTGTGCATGCCGGGGTGATTGCGGATGAGCTGGGCGGGCAGGTCACCCTGTCCCGAGAGAAGGGGATCACACTCTATGAGTCGGCCTTTGCCAACGGGCTCCGCTCCAAAAG GGGATCTCTCTCCGAGAAACGACTTGTATTCcacaaag ACTGTGATGATGTGCTGGAGGTGGTCACCTTCAATGCCTCGTCCTGGTGGCATGAGGTGGACGTGCTGGGCCAGGTCCGAGCCTGGGTGGCTGAACGGGCAGCACTTAGCACCACTGGCCACTCCTGGGCGGCTGAACCCGGTGCCAAGgctgcctggctggagctggaccTGGGCACCCGAAGGAATGTCACAG GCATCATCACAAAGGGCTCCTCTGAGCAGCACAACTACTACGTGATGTCCTACCATGTCTCCTCTAGCCGCGACGGGAAGAACTGGAGACCCTACAGAGGCAGCAGTGGTCAGGAGGACAAG GTGTTTGAAGGAAATGCTGACAGCCAGGGGGAGGTCTCTAACGCCTTTATCCCCCCCATCATCGCTCGCTACATCCGTGTCACACCGCAGAGCTGGCACCAGCGCATTGCCCTGAAGGTGGCCCTGATGGGCTGCCAGCTGGCACGAGTCCGCATACCCCGTCCCTATG tgcccagtgtccccaaggaGGTGCTTGAAGCCACCCGCCAGCCAGCCAGCCGCACCCCCATCCCTGGCATCACCCTGGACCCAGAAAAGGCAG GCTCCACACTGCTGGTGATGCTGCTTATTGGCAGCTTTGtgcttctctgctcctgcctcctgctcctggctttcCTCTGCTACAGGAAGAG GAAGTCAGCAGTGGAGCTGAACTGCGGGATCACAAAAG ggtaCCCCAAGCTGGAGTCGAGCCAggtctgctccctgcagagcctgccagCGCCCAGCCTGGCCTCCTTCCCCATGACCCCCACACCAGGGGACCTCAGCTGGACCCATTCGCCAG AGTACACGGAGCCAGACCTGGTGCAGGTGAACCCCAGCAGCCAGACAGGTCCCTCCACCTTTAAGCCACTCTTGGAAGAGGGCTACACTCTACCACTGGTCCTCAACCACTACGACGTCCCAGGGAAGCACAATGAGTATGCGGAGCCACTGCCACCAGAGCCTGAGTACGCCATGCCATTCAGTGAGCCGGAGCCTGCCGGGATGCACCGCAGCACTTGCATCATAACAGGACCTGCCAGGTGCTCCCCGGTGCAGTACCAGACCCCTGCCCTGCGgcctggggagctgccagctgcgGTGGAGGGGACTGGCAGCCCCTATTCTGAGGGGTCCTGTGGGTGGCCTAGGCACTGTCCCCTTGCGCATGTGTACCATGAAGCTTTGTGA